A region from the Bactrocera dorsalis isolate Fly_Bdor chromosome 1, ASM2337382v1, whole genome shotgun sequence genome encodes:
- the LOC105221837 gene encoding neuroguidin, translating into MNSNVKQVTDLVESMLQRVKRGELTTEYGLSFLEVKYHMLLDYLINLTYVVLRKCSGETIEGDPSIERLIEIRTVLEKIRPIDHKLRYQIDKLVKTATTGVSSSTDPILYKPNPDNMLTNAGGDEDADEDDEDASENSASESDGDDEEGEAGVKKPKKGATAGKTGIYVPPKIKPVYYDGDEKSADKDKKMIERAKKRAITASMLQDLKEEYLDAPTELSSGSRAQQLLSKQQKEKQEYEETYLTRLPVTKAEKHRQRKLTTLATLGDEILGEISRDPALRGEGSSGGSKKRKLKGKGKKRGGKKRKFH; encoded by the exons ATGAACAGCAATGTGAAACAAGTCACCGATCTTGTCGAAAGCATGTTGCAACGCGTCAAACGTGGCGAACTAACCACAGAATACGGCTTGAGTTTTCTCGAAGTCAAATATCACATGTTGCTCGACTATTTGATAAATCTAACTTATGTAGTGTTACGCAAATGCTCCGGCGAAACCATCGAAGGTGATCCATCCATTGAACGATTAATCGAAATACGCACAGTTTTGGAGAAAATACGACCAATCGATCATAAGTTGCGCTATCAGATCGATAAGCTGGTGAAGACAGCCACCACCGGCGTATCGAGTAGTACCGATCCGATTTTGTATAAG cccaaTCCAGATAATATGCTAACAAATGCTGGCGGTGATGAAGATGCCGATGAGGATGATGAAGACGCAAGCGAAAATTCGGCATCCGAAAGCGATGGCGATGATGAGGAAGGCGAGGCTGGCGTGAAGAAACCCAAAAAGGGCGCTACAGCTGGTAAAACTGGTATTTATGTGCCGCCCAAAATTAAGCCAGTCTACTATGATGGCGATGAGAAATCTGCGGATAAGGATAAGAAAATGATAGAGCGCGCCAAGAAGCGTGCCATCAC CGCCTCAATGTTGCAAGATTTGAAGGAAGAATATCTCGACGCACCTACCGAACTATCATCCGGGTCACGCGCCCAACAACTGCTCTCCAAACAACAGAAAGAGAAACAAGAATATGAGGAGACCTATTTGACACGTCTGCCGGTGACCAAAGCGGAAAAGCATCGCCAACGCAAGTTGACCACTCTAG CCACACTCGGCGATGAGATACTCGGCGAAATTAGCCGCGATCCGGCGTTGCGTGGTGAGGGTTCCAGTGGTGGCAGTAAAAAACGTAAATTGAAGGGCAAAGGTAAAAAGCGTGGTGGCAAGAAGCGGAAGTTCCATTAA